Proteins from one Arthrobacter sp. DNA4 genomic window:
- a CDS encoding SGNH/GDSL hydrolase family protein, with the protein MQDSALLHGHPGLVTAGVAALLLAVTSGSAARTQPPATAAPPVRVVVVGDSLSTGHGTSPQQAWPALMRTDPEVAGLEVVNAAEDGSGYLSLGDYNGTFGTQVDDYVTPDTGIVVFFGSENDLGYASADVGDAALAAMDRAEALAPDARIIVVGPPSYTTDPDPGLLDISDQLKTATARAGGEYVDPIAEGWISDDFDDLIGPDGDHPTVLGQHYLLDHIGAHLEQAAPAAAAALEARQDAHRPAA; encoded by the coding sequence ATGCAGGACAGTGCGCTGCTGCACGGGCATCCCGGGCTGGTGACTGCCGGTGTCGCTGCCCTCCTCCTGGCCGTGACGTCGGGAAGTGCAGCCCGGACCCAGCCCCCGGCCACGGCGGCGCCCCCGGTCCGCGTTGTGGTGGTGGGGGACTCTCTGAGCACCGGTCACGGCACGTCGCCGCAGCAGGCGTGGCCGGCGTTGATGCGCACGGACCCGGAGGTGGCGGGCCTTGAGGTGGTCAACGCAGCCGAGGACGGAAGCGGTTACCTCAGCCTGGGCGACTACAACGGAACCTTCGGCACCCAGGTGGATGATTACGTCACCCCGGACACCGGGATCGTGGTCTTTTTCGGTTCGGAGAACGACCTCGGCTACGCCTCTGCCGACGTCGGCGACGCGGCCCTGGCCGCCATGGACAGGGCAGAAGCCCTTGCCCCGGACGCCAGGATCATCGTGGTGGGGCCGCCGTCGTACACAACGGACCCTGACCCCGGGCTCCTGGATATCAGCGACCAACTCAAGACTGCCACTGCGCGGGCGGGCGGTGAGTACGTGGACCCGATCGCCGAGGGCTGGATCAGCGATGACTTTGATGACCTGATTGGCCCGGACGGCGACCACCCCACAGTGCTGGGGCAGCATTACCTGCTGGACCACATCGGGGCGCACCTTGAGCAGGCTGCACCGGCGGCCGCAGCCGCACTGGAAGCGCGCCAGGACGCGCACAGGCCCGCCGCCTGA
- a CDS encoding excinuclease ABC subunit UvrA encodes MTELNISEPTADHAEDGFVRVRGARENNLRNVSVDVPRDAIVAFTGVSGSGKSSLAFGTIYAEAQRRFFESVAPYARRLIQQGHNPKVDLITGLPPAVALQQRRGTATSRSTVGTVTTLSNSLRMLFSRAGSYPEGAAPLDSDAFSPNTAAGACPECHGLGTAHTVSEASLVPDTSLSIRDGAIAAWPGAWQGKNLRDILTHLGYDVDIPWRQLPRKQRDWILFTEEQPVVEVTPQRDRVAKPYKGRFWSARSYVMHTLLDSKSPAMREKVLRFMETGPCPRCSGTGLRPEALAVTFAGQTIAGLNAVPITELADIIRPTTRLATAGTASRKQSSESNEVAVAITRDLLQRINVLLELGLGYLALGRATPTLSPGEMQRLRIATQLRSGLFGVIYVLDEPSAGLHPADAEPLLAVLDQLKSSGNSVFVVEHNMDMVRRADWVVDVGPRAGEDGGEVLYSGPVQGLDEVPESVTRPFLFPGATGAKETGAATEGAGTDSLREPSGWLELRGVSRHNLRDLDAAFPLGVLTAVTGVSGSGKSTLVSRVLADVAGAALHGTGEAGTATPAGEPDDDVEEQGGPLTVGHVSGLERIDRLVKVDQKPIGRTPRSNLATYTGLFDAVRKEFAATDAARSRGFGPGRFSFNVAGGRCETCQGEGFVAVELLFLPGSYGPCPECGGTRYNPATLEVTYQGRNIAEVLGMTVNAAADFLAGVPAAARSLQTLQEVGLGYLRLGQPATELSGGEAQRIKLATELQRARRGHTLYLLDEPTTGLHPADVQLLMAQLNRLVDAGNTVIVVEHAMDVVADADWVMDLGPAGGDAGGTIVAAGDPAAVARSRSSRTAPYLAAALQAASAGKDR; translated from the coding sequence CTGACCGAGCTGAACATCTCCGAACCCACGGCCGACCACGCGGAAGACGGGTTCGTCCGCGTGCGCGGCGCCCGCGAAAACAACCTGCGGAACGTCAGTGTGGATGTGCCGCGGGATGCGATCGTGGCGTTCACCGGGGTTTCCGGTTCCGGCAAGTCGTCCCTGGCCTTCGGCACCATCTACGCGGAGGCGCAGCGGCGGTTCTTCGAATCAGTGGCGCCCTACGCCCGCCGCCTCATCCAGCAGGGCCACAACCCCAAGGTGGACCTGATCACCGGGCTGCCGCCCGCCGTCGCACTCCAACAGCGCCGGGGAACGGCGACCTCCAGGTCCACCGTGGGGACCGTCACCACGCTGTCCAATTCGCTGCGCATGCTGTTCTCCCGTGCCGGCAGCTACCCGGAGGGCGCAGCGCCGCTGGACTCGGATGCCTTCTCCCCCAACACCGCGGCGGGCGCCTGCCCGGAGTGCCACGGCCTGGGCACCGCCCACACCGTCAGTGAGGCATCCCTGGTTCCGGACACGTCCCTGAGCATCCGCGACGGGGCGATTGCCGCCTGGCCCGGGGCGTGGCAGGGCAAGAACCTGCGCGACATCCTGACCCACCTGGGCTACGACGTGGACATCCCGTGGCGGCAGTTGCCCCGGAAACAGCGGGACTGGATCCTCTTCACCGAAGAACAGCCGGTGGTGGAAGTAACGCCGCAGCGGGACCGGGTTGCCAAACCTTACAAGGGCCGGTTCTGGAGCGCCAGGAGCTACGTCATGCACACGCTGCTCGACTCCAAAAGCCCCGCCATGAGGGAAAAGGTGCTGCGCTTCATGGAAACCGGGCCCTGCCCGCGGTGCAGTGGAACCGGGCTCAGGCCCGAGGCCCTCGCGGTGACCTTCGCAGGGCAGACCATCGCCGGGCTCAACGCGGTGCCCATAACCGAACTCGCGGACATCATCCGCCCCACCACCAGGCTGGCCACAGCGGGAACCGCGTCCCGCAAGCAGTCCTCCGAGTCCAATGAGGTGGCTGTGGCCATCACCCGCGACCTGCTGCAGCGCATCAACGTACTGCTGGAACTGGGCCTGGGGTACCTGGCGCTGGGACGGGCCACGCCCACGCTCTCGCCGGGGGAAATGCAGCGCCTCCGGATCGCCACCCAGCTCAGGTCGGGATTGTTCGGCGTGATCTACGTGCTGGATGAGCCGTCGGCGGGTCTTCATCCGGCCGACGCCGAACCCCTCCTGGCCGTCCTGGACCAGCTCAAATCGTCGGGAAACTCCGTGTTCGTGGTGGAACACAACATGGACATGGTCCGCCGGGCTGACTGGGTTGTGGATGTTGGACCCAGGGCCGGCGAGGACGGCGGAGAGGTGCTGTACAGCGGGCCCGTGCAGGGCCTCGATGAGGTACCGGAGTCGGTAACGCGTCCGTTCCTGTTCCCCGGCGCAACAGGTGCGAAAGAAACAGGGGCGGCAACTGAGGGCGCGGGCACGGATTCCCTGCGGGAACCCTCCGGCTGGCTGGAACTGCGGGGCGTCAGCCGCCACAACCTGCGGGACCTGGACGCCGCCTTTCCGCTCGGCGTCCTGACAGCGGTCACGGGCGTCTCGGGTTCCGGGAAATCCACGCTGGTCAGCCGGGTCCTCGCCGACGTTGCCGGAGCCGCACTCCACGGCACCGGTGAGGCCGGTACCGCCACACCCGCCGGGGAGCCGGACGACGACGTCGAGGAACAGGGCGGACCACTGACCGTGGGGCACGTCTCCGGGCTGGAACGGATCGACCGCCTGGTGAAAGTGGACCAGAAACCGATCGGACGCACGCCGCGGTCCAACCTGGCCACCTACACGGGGCTGTTCGATGCCGTCCGCAAGGAATTCGCCGCCACCGATGCCGCCAGGAGCCGCGGGTTCGGCCCCGGACGCTTTTCCTTCAATGTGGCCGGTGGACGGTGCGAGACCTGCCAGGGCGAAGGATTCGTGGCCGTGGAACTGCTGTTCCTTCCCGGCAGTTACGGCCCGTGCCCGGAGTGCGGCGGCACCCGATACAACCCTGCGACCCTGGAGGTCACCTACCAGGGCAGGAACATCGCGGAAGTACTGGGCATGACGGTCAATGCCGCGGCCGATTTCCTGGCCGGGGTTCCCGCGGCCGCACGGTCCTTGCAGACCCTCCAGGAAGTGGGCCTGGGCTACCTGCGGCTGGGCCAGCCCGCCACCGAACTTTCCGGCGGCGAGGCGCAGCGGATCAAGCTGGCCACCGAACTGCAGCGGGCCCGGCGCGGGCACACCCTTTACCTCCTGGATGAGCCCACGACGGGGCTGCACCCTGCCGACGTCCAGCTCCTGATGGCGCAGTTGAACCGCCTGGTGGACGCCGGGAACACCGTAATCGTGGTGGAACACGCCATGGACGTGGTGGCCGACGCCGACTGGGTCATGGACCTTGGACCCGCTGGTGGCGATGCCGGCGGCACGATCGTCGCCGCCGGTGACCCGGCCGCCGTCGCCCGTTCCCGCAGCAGCCGCACGGCCCCTTACCTCGCCGCAGCACTGCAGGCCGCGTCCGCCGGCAAGGACCGCTAG
- a CDS encoding dihydrofolate reductase family protein has translation MGATPAEPSQAPLMVDLIISLDGYASAEGWPGWWGLEGPEYLAWLDQESAKNYTFLLGAKTYRLMYGMSAQAAADRSGFSEEEGASLTGLSAVPKIVFSSSLQSPLDWPNSTLVTGDAVDAVRELKRRGTEPLSTLGSISLARSLLVAGLVDRFRLVVFPVITGATGRERIFDGYPDVRLDMVQSRTFDGRLQLLEYVPTVLTGPPGTGQP, from the coding sequence ATGGGAGCCACACCTGCCGAACCGTCCCAGGCACCCCTGATGGTGGACCTGATCATTTCGCTGGACGGTTACGCCTCCGCAGAGGGCTGGCCGGGGTGGTGGGGACTGGAGGGTCCCGAATACCTTGCCTGGCTGGACCAGGAATCGGCGAAGAACTACACCTTCCTCCTGGGCGCGAAAACGTACCGGTTGATGTACGGCATGTCCGCGCAGGCCGCGGCGGACCGGTCCGGTTTTTCCGAGGAGGAGGGCGCCAGCCTCACGGGGCTGTCCGCCGTACCGAAAATCGTGTTCTCTTCCTCGCTGCAGTCTCCCCTGGACTGGCCGAACTCGACCCTGGTAACCGGGGACGCGGTTGACGCGGTCCGCGAGCTGAAGCGTAGGGGAACGGAGCCCCTGAGTACCTTGGGCAGCATCAGCCTGGCCCGGTCGTTGCTGGTGGCGGGCCTCGTGGACCGGTTCCGTCTGGTGGTTTTCCCCGTCATTACCGGCGCCACCGGGCGCGAGCGGATCTTCGATGGATATCCTGACGTCCGGCTGGACATGGTGCAGAGCAGGACGTTCGACGGCAGGCTCCAGCTGCTGGAGTACGTTCCCACGGTACTCACCGGCCCGCCCGGCACCGGGCAACCGTGA
- a CDS encoding SCO1664 family protein, translated as MSGRELTLLTEGRVELLGRIMSGSNATFLAELSCGDDSAWAVYKPEAGERPLADFDAGLYRRERAAYLLSEALGWGMVPATVVRTDAPLGVGSLQWFIEGDHEEHYFTLYADSPETHDELARMALFDYVANNTDRKSGHVLRGADGRIWGIDHGLCFSAAFKLRTVIWDFAGDPIPDNLLADISPLADTVPADVAALLHPGEMVALQRRVQRMLQEMVLPVDHTGRRYPWPLV; from the coding sequence GTGTCCGGGCGGGAGCTGACCCTCCTCACCGAGGGCCGCGTGGAGTTGCTGGGCCGCATCATGAGCGGCAGCAATGCCACGTTCCTCGCGGAGCTTTCCTGCGGTGACGATTCCGCCTGGGCCGTCTACAAGCCGGAGGCAGGAGAGCGGCCGCTGGCGGATTTCGACGCCGGCCTGTACCGCCGGGAGCGCGCCGCGTACCTGCTGAGCGAAGCGCTGGGCTGGGGAATGGTGCCGGCCACGGTGGTCCGCACGGATGCCCCGCTTGGCGTGGGGTCGCTGCAATGGTTCATTGAGGGCGACCACGAGGAGCACTACTTCACCCTGTATGCGGACTCCCCGGAAACGCACGACGAGCTGGCCCGGATGGCCCTGTTCGACTACGTGGCTAACAACACGGACCGCAAAAGCGGGCATGTCCTGCGCGGAGCGGACGGCCGCATCTGGGGCATTGACCACGGCCTGTGCTTTTCCGCTGCCTTCAAATTGCGCACGGTGATCTGGGACTTCGCCGGCGACCCGATTCCGGACAACCTGCTGGCGGACATCAGTCCTCTGGCGGACACTGTTCCGGCTGACGTGGCAGCGCTGCTCCATCCCGGCGAGATGGTTGCCCTTCAACGCCGGGTCCAGCGAATGCTGCAGGAGATGGTGCTGCCCGTTGACCACACCGGCAGGCGCTACCCCTGGCCGCTGGTCTAG
- a CDS encoding MBL fold metallo-hydrolase, whose translation MQRQATGWNPATSVSEQAPGVYFAEGPASNWIVVQDPSGFILIDSGYPGDRSNALASIRHLGLEPGDALALLITHGHVDHTGSAAFFSESFGTPVLCAPGELAHVQGKEKHQVTFGQVIRRAWRPRIFRWMVHVIRAGALGAKPVPAAEAWDAARLRALPGRPVAVPMPGHTPGNAAIHLPGAGAIAVGDCFVSGHPISRISGPQMLHPMYHENPAAALAALQNLAGMESAAVLPGHGPALGAPLAEALAVLRSRTPGASPAVGGTFRTAPRTSRTAPGPSSTRRSK comes from the coding sequence GTGCAGCGGCAGGCAACCGGGTGGAACCCCGCAACCAGTGTTTCCGAGCAGGCGCCCGGCGTCTACTTCGCCGAAGGGCCGGCCTCCAACTGGATCGTGGTGCAGGACCCTTCCGGGTTCATCCTCATTGACAGCGGCTACCCCGGTGACCGCAGCAACGCCCTTGCGTCGATCCGCCACCTGGGCCTGGAACCGGGCGACGCCCTTGCACTGCTGATCACGCATGGACACGTGGACCACACGGGCTCCGCCGCCTTCTTTTCGGAGTCATTCGGAACCCCGGTCCTGTGCGCCCCCGGGGAACTGGCCCACGTTCAGGGAAAGGAGAAGCACCAGGTCACCTTTGGCCAGGTCATCCGCCGCGCCTGGAGGCCGCGCATCTTCCGCTGGATGGTGCACGTCATCAGGGCGGGCGCCCTGGGTGCCAAGCCAGTGCCGGCGGCCGAAGCGTGGGACGCTGCCAGGCTCCGGGCCCTGCCTGGGCGGCCCGTTGCCGTACCCATGCCCGGCCATACGCCAGGCAATGCAGCCATCCACCTGCCCGGGGCTGGTGCCATCGCCGTGGGCGACTGCTTTGTCAGCGGCCACCCGATCAGCCGGATTTCCGGACCGCAGATGCTGCACCCGATGTACCACGAAAATCCGGCCGCCGCGCTGGCCGCCCTGCAGAACCTGGCCGGCATGGAATCCGCGGCTGTCCTTCCCGGCCACGGCCCCGCCCTGGGCGCCCCGCTGGCGGAAGCGCTGGCAGTTCTCAGGTCCCGGACGCCTGGAGCGTCCCCTGCCGTGGGTGGAACTTTCCGTACCGCGCCTAGAACTTCCCGTACCGCGCCCGGGCCATCGAGTACACGCCGTAGCAAATGA
- a CDS encoding sigma 54-interacting transcriptional regulator — protein sequence MTDRPDIYTVGELRAAGYVHKDLRHEIRDNLLAALAAGRDPWPGLYGFSRTVIPQLERALLAGHDVVLLGERGQGKTRLLRTLAGLLDEWSPVIEDSELNEHPFEPITEQSRARALTEGDRLRVAWRHRSERYVEKLATPDTSVADLIGDVDPMRVAEGRRLGDPETIHYGLIPRSNRGIIAINELPDLAERIQVAMLNVMEERDIQIRGYVLRLPLDVLVVASANPEDYTNRGRIITPLKDRFGAEIRTHYPIELEDEVAVIRQEGRLVADVPPFILEILARYTRALRESPAINQTSGVSARFAIAGAETVAAAALRRASLRGEEQAVARIIDLEPAVEVLTGKIEFESGEEGREQGVLDHLLRTATAEAVRAHFQGLDMGPLVAALDGHRTVTTGEQVTAQEFLGNLPSLNGSGLYDEIGRRLGAANDGQLAAAVELALEGLYLGRRISKESDDEETIYG from the coding sequence GTGACTGATCGCCCCGATATCTACACCGTTGGTGAACTGCGCGCGGCAGGATACGTCCACAAGGACCTGCGGCACGAAATCCGCGACAACCTCCTCGCCGCCCTGGCTGCGGGACGTGACCCCTGGCCGGGCCTGTACGGCTTCAGCCGGACGGTGATTCCGCAGCTCGAGCGCGCCCTGCTCGCCGGCCATGACGTTGTCCTGCTGGGTGAGCGCGGGCAGGGCAAGACCCGCCTGCTCCGCACCCTGGCCGGACTGCTGGACGAGTGGTCGCCGGTGATCGAGGATTCGGAGCTGAACGAGCATCCCTTTGAACCGATCACCGAACAGTCCCGTGCCCGGGCACTGACGGAGGGGGACCGGCTGCGGGTGGCCTGGCGGCACCGTTCGGAGCGCTACGTGGAGAAGCTCGCCACACCGGACACGTCGGTCGCTGACCTGATCGGTGACGTGGATCCGATGCGGGTGGCCGAGGGCCGCCGCCTGGGGGACCCGGAAACCATCCACTACGGGCTGATCCCACGCTCCAACCGCGGCATCATCGCCATCAACGAGCTCCCGGACCTGGCTGAACGCATCCAGGTGGCCATGCTCAACGTCATGGAGGAACGGGACATCCAGATCCGCGGCTACGTCCTGCGGCTCCCGCTCGACGTGCTGGTGGTGGCATCAGCAAACCCGGAGGACTACACCAACCGCGGGCGCATCATCACACCCCTGAAGGACCGCTTCGGTGCGGAGATCCGGACCCACTACCCCATCGAACTGGAAGACGAAGTAGCGGTGATCCGGCAGGAGGGCCGGCTCGTTGCGGACGTCCCGCCGTTCATCCTGGAGATCCTGGCCCGGTATACCCGGGCGCTCCGCGAGTCGCCTGCCATCAACCAGACTTCCGGCGTTTCGGCCCGCTTCGCCATTGCCGGGGCGGAGACGGTGGCCGCGGCGGCACTGCGGCGGGCCAGCCTGCGGGGGGAGGAGCAGGCGGTGGCACGCATCATCGACCTGGAGCCCGCCGTGGAGGTGCTGACGGGCAAGATCGAGTTCGAATCCGGCGAGGAAGGGCGGGAACAGGGTGTCCTGGACCACCTCCTGCGCACCGCCACTGCGGAAGCTGTCCGGGCGCACTTCCAGGGTTTGGACATGGGGCCGCTCGTGGCCGCCCTGGATGGGCACCGGACCGTCACCACGGGTGAACAGGTCACGGCGCAGGAGTTCCTGGGCAACCTTCCGTCGCTGAACGGCTCGGGCCTCTACGACGAAATCGGGCGGCGCCTGGGTGCGGCCAATGACGGACAACTCGCCGCCGCCGTCGAACTGGCCCTTGAAGGGCTGTACCTGGGCCGCCGGATCTCCAAGGAATCCGATGACGAGGAAACCATCTACGGTTAG
- a CDS encoding VWA domain-containing protein translates to MAIHKRSAKYGRYTGGPDPLAPPVDLAEALDAVAEDVMAVYSPRHALQEFLRRGGRNRDGLDDLARRVQQRRRDLLSRHRLDGTLDEVKKLLDTAVLEERKQLARDAMMDNTDRAFREMQLQNLPPSTAAAVNELASYDWQSGPAREAYDRIKDLLGREVLEQRFAGMKQALESATDEDRQAVNDMLRDLNELLGNHRRGEDTDADFQDFMAKHGQFFPENPESVEELVDALAQRAAAAQRLLQSMSPEQRDELMRLSAQAFGSPELMAQLSELDATLQALRPGEDWTGSERFEGQEGLGLGDGTGVLQDLAELDELSEQLSQSYNGSRLDDLDLDALTRQLGENAAVSARTLAEIERAMQDGGLLRRGTDGDLRLSPQAMRRLGKSLLRDAARQLSGRQGSRDTRMAGAAGEQTGSSRQWEFGDAEPWDVTRTMTNAIRRTMADGGDPARGLRLAVGDIEVSETEARTQAAVALLVDVSFSMAAEGRWVPMKRTALALHHLVSTRFRGDRLELITFGRYAQSMDIGELTALPALREQGTNLHHGLLLVSRFFRRHPSMQPVLLVVTDGEPTAHLLPDGDSWFNWPPDAETIRATVAELDRLGRAGVQATFFRLGNDPGLERFIQRMARRIDGRVVAPEVGGLGAAVVGEYLRAHVRSAYADGDWEV, encoded by the coding sequence ATGGCCATCCACAAGCGGTCCGCCAAGTACGGCCGGTATACCGGCGGCCCGGACCCGCTCGCCCCACCCGTCGACCTGGCCGAGGCGCTTGACGCCGTCGCCGAAGACGTGATGGCCGTCTACTCGCCCCGCCACGCCCTGCAGGAATTCCTGCGGCGCGGGGGCCGGAACCGGGACGGGCTGGATGACCTTGCCCGGCGCGTCCAGCAGCGGCGCCGCGACCTGCTCAGCCGGCACCGGCTGGACGGCACCCTGGACGAAGTAAAGAAACTCCTTGACACCGCCGTGCTGGAGGAGCGTAAGCAACTGGCCCGGGACGCCATGATGGACAATACCGACCGCGCCTTCCGGGAAATGCAGCTGCAGAACCTCCCGCCCTCCACAGCTGCGGCGGTCAATGAGCTGGCATCCTACGACTGGCAGTCAGGCCCCGCCAGGGAAGCCTACGACCGGATCAAGGACCTCCTGGGCCGCGAAGTCCTCGAGCAGCGCTTCGCCGGCATGAAGCAGGCGCTGGAGAGCGCCACCGATGAGGACCGGCAGGCAGTGAATGACATGCTCCGGGACCTGAACGAGCTACTGGGCAACCACCGGCGCGGGGAGGATACCGACGCCGACTTCCAGGACTTCATGGCCAAACACGGCCAGTTCTTTCCGGAGAACCCGGAGTCGGTGGAAGAGCTGGTGGACGCCCTCGCCCAGCGCGCCGCCGCCGCCCAGCGGCTCCTGCAGTCGATGTCCCCGGAGCAGCGCGATGAGCTGATGCGGCTCTCCGCCCAGGCCTTCGGCTCGCCCGAACTGATGGCCCAGCTCAGCGAACTCGATGCGACCCTCCAGGCCCTCCGCCCGGGGGAGGACTGGACAGGCTCGGAACGGTTCGAAGGGCAGGAAGGCCTGGGACTGGGCGATGGCACCGGGGTGCTTCAGGACCTCGCCGAACTCGACGAACTGTCCGAACAGCTCTCCCAGTCCTACAACGGCTCCCGGCTCGATGACCTGGACCTGGACGCGCTTACCCGGCAGCTTGGCGAAAATGCCGCCGTTAGTGCCCGGACCCTCGCGGAGATCGAGCGCGCCATGCAGGACGGCGGCTTGTTGCGGCGCGGCACCGACGGTGACCTCAGGCTGTCCCCGCAGGCCATGCGGCGGCTCGGGAAGTCCCTGCTCCGTGATGCTGCCAGGCAGCTGTCCGGCAGGCAGGGAAGCAGGGACACCAGGATGGCCGGGGCCGCAGGAGAACAGACGGGTTCGAGCCGGCAGTGGGAGTTCGGGGACGCCGAGCCGTGGGATGTCACCCGTACCATGACCAATGCCATCCGGCGCACCATGGCCGACGGCGGTGACCCGGCCCGTGGACTGCGCCTCGCTGTCGGCGACATCGAGGTATCGGAGACGGAGGCCCGCACGCAGGCCGCGGTTGCCCTGCTGGTGGACGTGTCCTTCTCCATGGCTGCAGAAGGGCGGTGGGTTCCCATGAAGCGGACCGCGCTCGCACTGCACCACCTGGTGTCAACCCGCTTCCGCGGTGACCGGCTGGAGCTGATCACCTTTGGCCGTTACGCACAGTCCATGGACATCGGAGAACTTACGGCGCTGCCCGCCCTCCGCGAACAGGGAACCAACCTGCACCACGGCCTTCTGTTGGTAAGCCGGTTCTTCCGCCGGCACCCCTCCATGCAGCCCGTCCTGCTGGTGGTCACCGACGGCGAGCCCACGGCGCACCTCCTGCCGGACGGGGACTCCTGGTTCAACTGGCCGCCGGACGCAGAGACCATCCGCGCCACGGTTGCCGAACTGGACCGCCTTGGCCGCGCCGGCGTCCAGGCCACTTTCTTCCGCCTGGGCAACGACCCCGGCCTGGAGCGGTTCATCCAGCGGATGGCGCGGCGGATCGACGGCCGCGTTGTGGCGCCCGAAGTGGGCGGCCTTGGAGCTGCCGTGGTGGGGGAGTACCTGCGCGCCCACGTCCGCAGCGCCTACGCCGACGGCGACTGGGAGGTTTAG
- a CDS encoding MSMEG_4193 family putative phosphomutase, whose product MTQNTLILLVRHGETPTTGTVLPGRAPGLHLSERGRTQAEAVAERLAGLPVDGLYSSPLERARETAEPTAARTGRTVKEEAGLLECDFGDWTGAALAGLAGLPEWQTVQHNPSAFRFPNGEGFSGMQARMVGTLEDLRAAHRGGVVVCFSHADPIKAAVAHALGTHLDLFQRIMISPASVSVISYADGQAPAVLTVNSMSEPLSGLRSP is encoded by the coding sequence ATGACACAGAACACATTGATCCTCCTGGTGCGGCACGGCGAGACGCCCACCACTGGCACCGTCCTGCCGGGGCGGGCCCCTGGCCTGCATCTTTCCGAGCGCGGCCGCACGCAGGCTGAAGCTGTTGCCGAACGCCTTGCGGGCCTGCCCGTCGACGGGCTGTATTCGTCACCCCTGGAGCGGGCACGGGAGACAGCGGAGCCTACGGCCGCCCGCACCGGCCGGACGGTCAAGGAAGAAGCCGGGCTTTTGGAATGCGATTTCGGTGACTGGACCGGTGCCGCGCTCGCCGGGCTTGCGGGCCTGCCGGAGTGGCAGACTGTCCAGCACAACCCGTCGGCGTTCCGCTTCCCCAATGGCGAGGGCTTTTCCGGAATGCAGGCGCGGATGGTTGGGACGCTGGAGGATCTTCGGGCGGCCCACCGTGGTGGCGTCGTGGTCTGTTTCTCCCATGCCGATCCCATTAAGGCGGCCGTGGCCCACGCGCTGGGCACCCACCTGGACCTGTTCCAGCGGATCATGATCAGCCCGGCGTCGGTCTCGGTGATCTCCTATGCCGACGGCCAGGCGCCGGCGGTGCTCACGGTGAATTCGATGTCGGAGCCCCTGAGCGGGCTGAGGTCGCCGTGA
- a CDS encoding DUF1206 domain-containing protein has protein sequence MGNASQGANRAVSEAASAGRSPAVRVLARAGYVFIGLLHILIGAIALQLTRGQGGEADQSGALGSLASKPGGGILLWAGAVACAALALWMLSEAAFGARTEPDSKKKLKKAAGAAGKAVIFAFLAFTFGVFAAGGSKNSSQSASDFTAKLMGAPAGVVLLVVLGLAIIAGGVLYAYRGVSRKFMKDLQDPGNARTAVEWLGIIGYAAKGVVLAVVGVLVIVAAVTADPSKSSGLDGGLKTLGAQPYGGFLLAAIAAGLICYGVYSMARARYGKF, from the coding sequence ATGGGCAACGCGTCGCAGGGAGCTAATAGGGCAGTATCCGAGGCGGCCTCGGCGGGCCGCAGCCCGGCAGTTCGCGTGCTGGCCCGTGCCGGATATGTCTTCATTGGCCTGCTCCATATCCTGATTGGCGCCATCGCCCTGCAGTTGACCCGGGGCCAGGGTGGAGAAGCTGATCAGTCCGGGGCCCTGGGAAGCCTGGCATCCAAGCCGGGGGGCGGGATCCTGCTCTGGGCCGGCGCTGTTGCCTGTGCGGCGCTTGCCCTCTGGATGCTCAGCGAGGCTGCTTTTGGGGCGCGCACCGAGCCGGATTCCAAGAAGAAACTGAAGAAAGCTGCCGGTGCTGCGGGGAAAGCTGTGATTTTCGCTTTCCTTGCCTTTACCTTCGGAGTCTTTGCCGCCGGGGGCAGCAAGAACTCCAGCCAGTCGGCCAGCGATTTCACCGCAAAGCTGATGGGAGCGCCCGCCGGGGTGGTGCTTCTGGTGGTGCTGGGGCTGGCGATCATTGCAGGCGGCGTCCTTTACGCCTACCGGGGCGTTTCCAGGAAGTTCATGAAGGACCTGCAGGACCCTGGCAACGCACGGACCGCCGTGGAATGGCTGGGCATCATCGGTTACGCAGCCAAGGGTGTGGTGCTCGCCGTCGTGGGTGTCCTGGTCATCGTGGCGGCAGTAACCGCCGATCCGTCCAAATCCTCCGGCCTCGACGGCGGCTTGAAGACCCTCGGCGCACAGCCCTACGGCGGGTTCCTCCTCGCCGCCATCGCCGCGGGCCTCATTTGCTACGGCGTGTACTCGATGGCCCGGGCGCGGTACGGGAAGTTCTAG